In the genome of Granulibacter bethesdensis CGDNIH1, one region contains:
- a CDS encoding DUF1150 family protein translates to MAHPSFRPSRDIPADSMMSDATGMFDIRRISPKEFAMLGVSQVAYIKPVIVDGNSLFAIHAADGTAMALADECAAAVEAIQDHDMVPAYIH, encoded by the coding sequence ATGGCTCATCCCAGTTTTCGTCCCAGCCGCGATATTCCGGCAGATTCCATGATGTCGGACGCCACTGGCATGTTCGATATTCGCCGTATTTCACCCAAGGAATTCGCCATGCTTGGCGTTTCCCAGGTTGCCTATATCAAGCCTGTTATTGTCGATGGAAATTCTCTCTTTGCGATCCATGCGGCGGATGGAACCGCCATGGCACTGGCAGATGAATGCGCGGCCGCTGTTGAAGCCATTCAGGATCACGATATGGTGCCGGCTTACATTCATTGA
- the fmt gene encoding methionyl-tRNA formyltransferase, which translates to MAERLTLAFMGSPDFSVPALHALHQAGHHIAAVYTQPPRPAGRGHRLTPCPVHRAAEALGLEVRHPALLKNAADEHEAFRALNLDAAVVAAYGLILPRVMLDTPQRGCLNIHASLLPRWRGASPIQNAILAGDTESGVTIMRMEEGLDTGPMLLKRAVPITETTTTPELHDALATAGAEAILHVLETQPDGENQDDALACYAPKLSRADGLLDWSQPAALLARRVRALNPWPGTFSGSLKILAAHAVTEASGIPGTVIGIGDDTLLIACGDGALCLDKVQKPGRPALDAAAFLRGHKLPAGTRLDEHGFS; encoded by the coding sequence ATGGCGGAACGCCTGACCCTCGCCTTTATGGGCAGTCCGGATTTCTCGGTCCCCGCATTGCATGCCCTGCATCAGGCCGGACACCATATTGCCGCCGTCTATACCCAGCCCCCCCGTCCGGCAGGGCGGGGCCACCGTTTGACCCCCTGCCCGGTTCATCGCGCGGCGGAGGCGCTCGGGCTGGAAGTCCGCCACCCGGCCCTGCTGAAAAACGCAGCTGATGAGCATGAGGCTTTCCGGGCGCTGAACCTCGACGCTGCCGTGGTAGCAGCCTATGGTTTAATCCTGCCGCGGGTGATGCTGGATACGCCGCAGCGCGGCTGCCTGAACATTCATGCCAGCCTGCTGCCCCGCTGGCGTGGCGCTTCCCCGATACAGAACGCTATTCTCGCGGGCGACACCGAAAGCGGCGTTACCATCATGCGCATGGAAGAAGGTCTCGATACCGGCCCGATGCTGCTGAAGCGTGCCGTACCGATCACTGAAACCACAACCACGCCAGAGCTGCATGATGCCCTTGCAACAGCGGGAGCCGAAGCAATCCTGCATGTGCTGGAGACCCAGCCGGACGGCGAGAATCAGGATGACGCTCTTGCCTGCTATGCCCCCAAGCTGAGCCGCGCTGATGGCTTGCTGGACTGGTCCCAGCCTGCCGCCCTGCTGGCAAGGCGCGTGCGGGCGCTCAATCCTTGGCCGGGAACATTCAGTGGCAGCCTCAAGATTCTCGCGGCCCATGCAGTAACAGAGGCATCCGGTATACCCGGCACCGTGATCGGCATCGGAGATGACACCCTGTTGATTGCTTGTGGGGATGGTGCACTTTGCCTGGACAAGGTGCAGAAACCGGGCCGCCCGGCACTGGATGCCGCCGCGTTCCTGCGGGGCCATAAGCTGCCGGCAGGCACCAGGCTGGATGAGCATGGGTTTTCCTGA
- the def gene encoding peptide deformylase, with product MSETRTAELLPILIAPHKTLKTRARPVTAGDASLIRDLVPRMFATMYKAPGIGLAAPQIDSLLRLAVVDVSPDDQKAPLVLINPDIIARSEEMATREEGCLSLPNQYADVTRPARIKLRYEDLDGSRREMEADDLLATCIQHEIDHLDGILFVDHLSTLKRNMLMRRLAKEQRQNSGG from the coding sequence ATGTCAGAGACCCGCACGGCAGAGCTGCTGCCCATCCTTATTGCCCCGCACAAGACGCTGAAAACACGCGCCCGTCCCGTCACGGCCGGAGACGCCTCGCTCATACGTGATCTGGTGCCACGCATGTTCGCGACGATGTACAAAGCTCCCGGCATCGGCCTTGCAGCACCGCAGATTGATAGTCTGTTACGGCTGGCAGTGGTGGATGTGTCCCCGGATGATCAGAAAGCACCCCTGGTGCTGATTAATCCGGACATCATTGCCCGCAGCGAGGAAATGGCCACCCGTGAAGAAGGATGCCTGTCCCTGCCCAACCAGTATGCGGATGTCACCCGCCCGGCGCGGATCAAGCTGCGCTATGAGGATCTGGATGGCAGCAGACGAGAAATGGAGGCTGACGACCTCCTCGCCACCTGCATCCAGCATGAAATCGACCATCTGGACGGCATCCTGTTCGTGGATCATCTCTCCACCCTGAAACGCAACATGCTAATGCGCCGCCTTGCCAAGGAGCAGCGCCAGAACAGCGGGGGCTGA
- a CDS encoding Hsp20 family protein, whose amino-acid sequence MSTRLFTSPMFLGFDHLEQMLERASKNTSDGYPPYNIEQFSQSELRITLAVAGFSMDELQITQEDNQLVIRGRQADDSQGRVFLHRGIAARQFQRAFVLAEGIEIKGAWMDNGLLHIDIARPQPETKIRTIPIRSPSAPVAPIVERISNGQ is encoded by the coding sequence GTGTCAACCCGACTGTTTACTTCCCCCATGTTTCTGGGGTTCGATCATCTGGAACAAATGCTGGAACGTGCGTCCAAAAACACGTCAGACGGCTATCCACCTTATAATATCGAGCAGTTCAGCCAGTCAGAACTCCGCATCACTCTTGCAGTGGCCGGGTTCAGCATGGACGAGTTGCAGATTACCCAGGAAGATAATCAGCTTGTTATTCGCGGACGTCAGGCTGATGACAGTCAGGGCCGGGTTTTTCTTCATCGCGGCATCGCGGCCAGACAGTTCCAGCGTGCCTTCGTCCTCGCCGAGGGAATTGAGATTAAAGGCGCGTGGATGGATAACGGGTTGCTGCATATTGACATTGCGAGACCTCAGCCGGAGACAAAAATCCGCACCATTCCTATCCGTAGTCCCAGTGCACCCGTCGCCCCTATTGTCGAGCGTATTTCGAACGGACAATAA
- the dapE gene encoding succinyl-diaminopimelate desuccinylase — MSDPLALAQALLRCPSVTPLDAGAQSVLAEALTAQGFTVTQLPFGDIANFYAKRVGPRSGPHLCFAGHTDVVPPGDAPWSVDAFAGEVHDGVLIGRGACDMKGAIASFVAACAARPDHPGTISLLITGDEEGVATDGTVRVLDWMRQAGEIPDFCVVGEPTNPGRLGEVIKIGRRGSLNATLTVRGRQGHVAYPHRADNPLPRLVAALHALTTTRLDDGMEGFEPSSLQLTTVDVGNPATNVIPEQAQARLNIRFNPLHRGDDLARWLRGIVQDHAPDAVIDIAISGEAFVTDPDRDPRPGASHGIAALRMAIQRITGLSPRLDTGGGTSDARFITHLCPVVEFGLVGATMHQRDEAVAVRDLQDLTGIYEALLDFYLGKDSA, encoded by the coding sequence ATGTCTGATCCTTTGGCGTTGGCGCAGGCGCTGCTGCGTTGTCCTTCCGTCACGCCGCTTGATGCAGGGGCGCAGTCCGTGCTGGCAGAGGCTCTGACGGCGCAGGGCTTTACGGTTACCCAGTTGCCATTCGGGGATATCGCCAATTTCTATGCCAAACGGGTCGGCCCACGGTCCGGCCCGCATCTCTGCTTTGCCGGGCATACGGATGTTGTGCCGCCCGGTGATGCACCATGGAGCGTGGATGCCTTCGCCGGTGAGGTGCATGACGGTGTTCTGATCGGTCGTGGCGCCTGCGACATGAAAGGTGCGATCGCCAGTTTTGTCGCCGCTTGCGCTGCCCGCCCGGATCATCCCGGCACGATCAGCCTGCTGATCACCGGGGATGAGGAGGGGGTTGCCACCGATGGCACCGTGCGTGTGCTCGACTGGATGCGGCAGGCCGGAGAAATCCCGGATTTCTGTGTGGTGGGGGAGCCGACCAACCCGGGCCGTCTTGGTGAGGTCATCAAGATCGGCCGGCGCGGCAGTCTGAATGCCACGCTGACTGTGCGCGGACGGCAGGGTCATGTCGCCTATCCGCATCGGGCCGATAATCCGCTGCCCCGTCTGGTGGCGGCACTGCACGCCCTGACCACCACGCGGCTGGATGACGGCATGGAGGGGTTTGAGCCTTCTTCATTGCAACTGACGACGGTGGATGTCGGTAATCCGGCCACCAATGTCATTCCGGAGCAGGCCCAGGCACGATTAAATATCCGCTTCAATCCGTTGCATCGCGGTGATGATCTGGCGAGATGGCTGCGCGGAATCGTGCAGGATCATGCGCCGGATGCGGTGATCGATATCGCCATTTCCGGTGAGGCTTTCGTCACGGACCCAGATCGTGATCCCCGCCCAGGCGCCAGCCATGGTATCGCGGCGTTACGGATGGCGATTCAGCGAATCACCGGCCTGTCGCCCCGGCTGGATACGGGGGGGGGGACATCGGATGCGCGGTTCATTACTCATCTGTGCCCTGTCGTGGAGTTCGGTCTGGTCGGGGCCACCATGCATCAGCGGGATGAGGCGGTTGCGGTGCGGGATCTGCAGGACCTGACCGGAATTTATGAGGCCCTGCTGGATTTCTATCTCGGAAAGGACAGCGCATGA
- the lptB gene encoding LPS export ABC transporter ATP-binding protein, whose translation MSMNEQPSASSLAAEPTSASGHDHGAQGSGYKPRIDPAKITHGLAAIGVGKTYKKRPVVRNVSVFVQRGEAVGLLGPNGAGKTTTFYMIVGLVRPDTGSIQLDGSDITGLPMYRRARLGIGYLPQEASIFRGLNVEQNIMAALEVVESNRTTREHMLAELLSEFGIGHLRRTPALALSGGERRRLEIARALATQPGYILLDEPLAGIDPIAVGEIRDLVGHLKQRGIGVLITDHNVRETLEVIDRAYILHGGQLLMEGAPHEVVQHEGVRRVYLGESFSL comes from the coding sequence ATGAGTATGAACGAGCAACCTTCCGCCTCCAGCCTTGCCGCAGAACCTACTTCCGCCTCCGGACATGATCACGGGGCGCAGGGGAGCGGATACAAACCCCGGATCGATCCAGCTAAAATCACGCATGGCCTTGCAGCCATCGGCGTTGGCAAGACCTATAAGAAACGCCCTGTCGTGCGGAACGTCTCGGTCTTCGTCCAGCGCGGCGAGGCTGTGGGGCTGCTGGGACCGAATGGGGCCGGCAAAACGACCACCTTTTATATGATTGTCGGCCTGGTGCGACCTGATACCGGCTCAATCCAGCTTGACGGCAGTGATATTACCGGCCTGCCCATGTATCGCCGTGCCCGTCTGGGTATCGGCTATCTTCCGCAGGAAGCCAGTATCTTTCGTGGGCTGAATGTTGAGCAGAATATCATGGCCGCTCTGGAGGTCGTCGAAAGCAACCGCACGACACGGGAGCACATGCTCGCGGAGTTGCTGTCCGAGTTCGGCATCGGCCATCTGCGCCGTACCCCCGCCCTCGCCCTGTCGGGCGGAGAACGACGCCGACTGGAAATTGCCCGTGCCCTGGCGACCCAGCCCGGCTATATCCTGCTGGATGAGCCGCTTGCAGGCATTGATCCCATCGCAGTGGGTGAAATCCGTGACCTGGTCGGTCATCTGAAGCAACGCGGCATTGGCGTGTTGATCACGGACCACAATGTGCGTGAAACTTTGGAAGTCATTGATCGCGCCTATATCCTGCATGGGGGACAGTTGCTGATGGAAGGCGCCCCCCATGAGGTGGTGCAGCATGAAGGCGTCCGCCGCGTCTATCTGGGTGAAAGTTTCTCTCTCTGA
- a CDS encoding LptA/OstA family protein: MTIRAALLTTALAIGLPCIALAPVIALAQSLDLSHGGPVQVTAQDGIDWRQQEKEVVARGNAVAIRDNVTVRADTLIAHYRKKETPDQKPATPTPAKASANAADESGANEIYRLEAVGNVHIYTDTDQAWGDRAIYDMDQAILLLTGKKLKLTTPQDVLTARDSLEYWAQKRMSVARGDAVLTTNDGKRIKADTLVGYSTEQSPDAKTASQPKPAAPDAQKSTDPASAAGKLQRAEAYGNVEIRTPTETAYGDRGVYVPDTGIARLIGHVRITRGQNQVNGAAADVNLKTGISTLLSARDSRVQGMIVPSETGSEKPASSAAPKKDKTR, translated from the coding sequence ATGACCATTCGTGCGGCTCTTCTGACCACCGCGCTGGCAATCGGCCTGCCCTGCATTGCCTTGGCCCCCGTCATCGCCTTGGCCCAGAGTCTTGACCTGTCTCATGGCGGGCCGGTGCAGGTCACGGCGCAGGACGGAATCGACTGGAGGCAACAGGAAAAGGAAGTGGTAGCCCGCGGCAATGCCGTGGCAATCCGTGACAATGTGACGGTCCGCGCCGACACGCTGATCGCCCATTACAGAAAAAAAGAAACTCCCGATCAGAAGCCTGCGACCCCTACGCCCGCCAAAGCCTCTGCCAATGCGGCTGATGAGAGCGGTGCCAACGAGATCTATCGGCTTGAAGCGGTTGGCAATGTTCACATCTACACCGACACTGATCAGGCATGGGGCGATCGTGCGATCTACGACATGGACCAGGCCATTCTGCTGTTGACCGGGAAGAAGCTGAAACTCACGACGCCGCAGGATGTGCTGACTGCCCGCGATAGTCTGGAATATTGGGCGCAAAAGCGCATGTCCGTTGCGCGCGGCGACGCCGTGCTGACAACCAACGATGGTAAACGCATCAAGGCTGATACCCTGGTAGGCTACAGCACAGAGCAATCCCCGGATGCGAAAACGGCCTCACAGCCAAAACCGGCAGCCCCGGATGCGCAAAAAAGCACCGATCCCGCTTCCGCAGCCGGCAAGCTCCAGCGCGCCGAGGCCTACGGCAATGTCGAGATCCGCACCCCTACGGAGACAGCTTATGGCGATCGCGGTGTCTATGTGCCAGATACCGGCATTGCCCGTCTGATCGGCCATGTGCGCATTACCCGCGGCCAGAATCAGGTCAATGGAGCTGCTGCGGATGTGAATTTGAAGACGGGCATTTCAACCCTGCTCTCCGCCCGGGACAGCCGCGTGCAAGGCATGATCGTCCCCAGCGAAACGGGCAGTGAAAAGCCCGCATCCTCAGCAGCGCCAAAAAAAGACAAGACGCGATGA
- a CDS encoding RNA polymerase factor sigma-54 yields MALGSAYGTGIGPRLDLRQSQSLVMTPQLRQAIKLLQFNNMEVAAFIEEELERNPLLERDESTELIQERPAPDQTGPEPDFLDSADAASSDHMISEAGPLDVDPGSLYDEPGETASFLSSQPTGNHANSFDNSPFDVISQRLEYRPSLREQLAEQLRLCFASPQDRLIGAHLIAQLDAAGRLTMPPAAIAKALNCPLPHLENIRTAMRYFDPPGLFCLDLKECLTTQLQAFNRYDPAMAILLEHLDLLAQRNHRRLMSLCGVDAEDLAGMIDDIKRCNPKPGAGFDSDLPQTIIPDVLMSRRPATAHNEDDDPLSSPLLLDVAIAGEWLIELNPETMPRVLVNMGGLTRFARRSMSRDDRSFIKEKLNTAHWLVKSLQQRSQTILRVSAEIVRQQQAFFRHGVSHLKPLILRDIAEAVDMHESTISRVTANKYIATPRGTLELKYFFTTAISGADGENFSAEAIRHRIRTLIDQEPASDVLSDDALVTHLKQEGIDIARRTVAKYREALRIPSSVQRKREKAILA; encoded by the coding sequence ATGGCGCTTGGCTCAGCTTACGGTACGGGCATCGGCCCTCGGCTTGACCTTCGCCAGTCCCAATCGCTGGTGATGACGCCCCAGCTGCGTCAAGCCATCAAGCTGCTCCAGTTCAACAATATGGAAGTAGCCGCTTTTATCGAGGAGGAGCTGGAGCGCAATCCCTTGCTGGAGCGCGATGAAAGCACGGAACTGATACAGGAACGACCAGCCCCTGATCAGACCGGACCGGAACCGGATTTTCTCGATAGTGCCGACGCCGCCAGTTCAGACCACATGATATCAGAGGCCGGCCCCTTGGATGTCGATCCCGGCTCCCTCTACGATGAACCGGGAGAAACCGCGTCTTTTCTTTCCAGCCAGCCAACCGGCAACCACGCGAATTCTTTCGATAATAGCCCGTTCGACGTCATCAGCCAGCGGCTTGAATACCGGCCAAGCCTGAGGGAGCAACTGGCCGAACAACTACGCCTGTGTTTTGCAAGCCCACAGGACCGTCTGATCGGTGCCCATCTGATAGCCCAGCTTGATGCGGCGGGCCGACTGACCATGCCCCCTGCCGCGATTGCCAAGGCCCTGAACTGCCCACTGCCTCATCTGGAAAACATTCGCACGGCGATGCGCTATTTCGATCCGCCGGGACTGTTCTGTCTGGATCTGAAAGAATGTCTGACAACACAATTGCAGGCCTTCAACCGCTATGACCCTGCCATGGCCATTCTGCTGGAGCATCTCGATCTGCTGGCCCAGCGGAATCACAGGCGATTGATGAGCCTGTGCGGGGTAGATGCGGAAGATCTGGCAGGCATGATCGACGATATCAAGCGTTGTAACCCCAAACCGGGTGCTGGTTTCGACTCCGATCTGCCACAGACCATCATCCCGGACGTGCTAATGTCCCGCCGCCCTGCCACTGCCCACAACGAAGATGACGATCCGCTCTCCTCCCCGCTGCTGCTTGATGTGGCGATTGCCGGCGAATGGCTGATTGAGCTGAATCCGGAAACCATGCCCCGCGTGCTGGTGAATATGGGCGGCCTTACCAGATTCGCACGCCGGTCGATGAGCCGGGATGATCGCTCCTTTATCAAGGAAAAATTAAATACGGCTCACTGGCTGGTGAAATCTCTGCAACAAAGGTCGCAGACCATTCTGCGCGTATCGGCGGAGATCGTCCGACAGCAGCAAGCTTTTTTCCGCCATGGCGTCAGTCATCTCAAGCCCCTGATCCTGCGCGATATTGCAGAGGCGGTGGACATGCATGAAAGCACCATCAGCCGTGTCACCGCGAATAAATACATCGCCACCCCTCGTGGAACACTGGAATTGAAATATTTCTTTACCACCGCCATCAGCGGCGCAGACGGGGAGAATTTCAGTGCGGAAGCCATTCGCCACCGGATCAGAACGCTGATCGATCAGGAGCCGGCCAGCGATGTTCTCTCCGATGACGCCCTGGTCACACATTTGAAACAGGAGGGTATAGACATCGCCCGCAGAACAGTGGCCAAATACCGGGAAGCGCTGCGCATCCCCAGTTCGGTGCAGCGCAAAAGGGAGAAAGCGATACTGGCCTGA
- the hpf gene encoding ribosome hibernation-promoting factor, HPF/YfiA family, protein MHITVSGKQIDLSDALQERVASQLDTISRKYFDQALEAQVTFSRLRSFFICDINLHAGRGLILRGEGEAADANGAFDDAAEHIAKRLRRYRRRMNAHARDMTHRKKPELAREYILREEDESTVPEALAKHDDALSETYATVVAEAPTDINILSVRDAVMHMDLADQPVMMFRNSATGTLNVVYRRTDGHVGWIDTQSGSSLG, encoded by the coding sequence ATGCATATTACGGTTTCCGGCAAGCAGATCGATCTATCCGACGCCCTGCAGGAGCGCGTTGCCAGTCAGCTCGATACCATCAGCCGAAAATACTTCGATCAGGCACTGGAGGCTCAGGTCACCTTCAGTCGCCTGCGCAGTTTTTTCATCTGTGATATCAATCTGCATGCAGGACGAGGCTTGATCCTGCGTGGCGAAGGCGAAGCCGCTGACGCAAATGGTGCTTTCGATGATGCCGCCGAACATATTGCCAAACGCCTGCGCCGTTATCGCCGCCGTATGAACGCACATGCGCGGGATATGACTCATCGCAAAAAACCCGAGCTGGCGCGTGAATATATTCTGCGCGAGGAAGACGAGAGCACTGTTCCAGAAGCTCTGGCCAAGCATGATGACGCTCTTTCAGAAACCTACGCCACAGTGGTGGCTGAGGCCCCCACCGACATCAATATCCTTTCGGTACGGGATGCCGTAATGCATATGGACCTTGCGGATCAGCCGGTTATGATGTTCCGTAACAGCGCCACTGGTACTCTCAACGTTGTCTACCGACGTACGGATGGGCATGTCGGCTGGATTGATACGCAGTCGGGCAGCAGCCTGGGCTGA
- the truA gene encoding tRNA pseudouridine(38-40) synthase TruA, with protein sequence MGFPDPQPGWTRYALRIEYDGTPFIGWQRQGTDDSATAQGRAVSVQWVLEQAAARLARGEAVSSIVAGRTDAGVHAQAQVAQIDLPTAFHPERVREALNFHMKPYPVAILEAAYAPDGWNARFSAIGRSYRYLILNRRARPALMEGRVWHVAQPLDADTMDGAAKHLLGRHDFTSFRAAACQAKSPLRTLDRLDVRRDGDLITIIAEARSFLHHQVRNMVGTLKLVGDGRWTAEHVAAALAARDRAKAGPTAPPDGLALTGVIYEQDPFL encoded by the coding sequence ATGGGTTTTCCTGACCCCCAACCCGGCTGGACCCGTTACGCGCTGCGGATCGAGTATGACGGCACCCCCTTTATCGGCTGGCAGCGACAGGGTACGGATGACAGCGCAACGGCTCAGGGGCGGGCTGTTTCCGTGCAATGGGTGCTGGAACAGGCCGCTGCCAGACTGGCGCGGGGGGAGGCCGTTTCCAGTATTGTGGCGGGCCGCACCGATGCGGGGGTGCATGCGCAGGCTCAGGTTGCACAGATCGACCTTCCCACCGCCTTCCACCCTGAGCGCGTGCGGGAAGCTCTGAACTTCCACATGAAGCCTTATCCGGTGGCGATTCTGGAGGCTGCTTACGCACCGGACGGCTGGAATGCCCGTTTTTCAGCGATTGGCCGGTCCTATCGTTATTTGATTCTCAACCGTCGTGCGCGGCCTGCCCTGATGGAAGGGCGCGTCTGGCATGTGGCCCAGCCGTTGGATGCCGATACCATGGATGGAGCAGCCAAGCATCTGCTGGGGCGTCACGATTTCACCTCGTTCCGTGCCGCAGCCTGTCAGGCCAAAAGTCCGCTGCGCACTCTCGACCGGCTGGATGTGCGCCGGGATGGTGATCTCATCACAATCATCGCAGAAGCCCGCAGCTTTCTGCATCATCAGGTACGCAACATGGTGGGAACGCTGAAACTGGTCGGCGATGGACGCTGGACAGCAGAGCATGTTGCCGCCGCGCTCGCCGCCCGCGACCGCGCCAAAGCCGGACCAACCGCACCACCGGACGGGCTGGCCCTGACCGGAGTGATTTATGAACAGGATCCGTTTCTGTAA
- the lptC gene encoding LPS export ABC transporter periplasmic protein LptC translates to MNTSQPLTMQDKPRLTQTAPLKRAKVPSPRRIAQRHRMVMAVKYLLPATAALLLTMLAIWPEIDREVDAARVTYRRLTATASSGTRLTGATYRGVDEQNRPYTVTAHAAEQVDQERINLAQPKADATLQNGNWLMVQSKKGVYLQHLGMLDMTGDVTLYRDDGTVMTSQTASLNMHHGAVSSSDKVSVEGPFGTLDASHGFTLLDRGNIMQFHGPSRMVLNAARSSGTTQAKTAP, encoded by the coding sequence ATGAATACCAGCCAACCCCTTACTATGCAGGACAAACCTCGCCTCACCCAGACCGCTCCGCTCAAAAGGGCCAAGGTGCCTTCCCCCCGAAGGATTGCGCAACGCCACCGCATGGTCATGGCTGTCAAATATCTTCTCCCAGCAACGGCCGCCCTGCTGTTGACGATGCTGGCAATCTGGCCGGAAATAGACCGGGAAGTTGATGCCGCCCGCGTCACCTATCGACGCCTTACGGCCACCGCTTCCAGCGGAACGCGGCTCACCGGCGCCACCTATCGCGGCGTGGATGAGCAGAACCGCCCCTATACCGTGACCGCTCATGCAGCCGAACAGGTTGATCAGGAGCGGATCAATCTGGCCCAGCCAAAGGCAGACGCCACATTGCAGAACGGCAACTGGCTGATGGTGCAGTCGAAAAAAGGCGTTTATCTGCAACATCTGGGTATGCTGGACATGACCGGTGACGTCACGTTGTACCGGGATGACGGGACAGTCATGACATCCCAGACTGCCTCCCTCAACATGCATCATGGCGCCGTTTCCTCCAGCGACAAGGTCAGCGTCGAAGGGCCGTTCGGCACACTTGATGCCAGCCATGGCTTCACCTTACTGGATCGGGGCAATATCATGCAGTTTCATGGCCCTTCCCGCATGGTACTGAATGCGGCCAGATCATCCGGCACAACGCAGGCGAAAACAGCCCCATGA